From a single Streptomyces liliifuscus genomic region:
- a CDS encoding DUF397 domain-containing protein gives MTDLHWQKSTYSETASSCVYLAAPSAGTILLREGDEPETMLITGPLQLAALISTLHTPHRSPRA, from the coding sequence GTGACCGATCTCCACTGGCAGAAGTCCACATACAGCGAGACAGCGTCCTCCTGCGTTTATCTCGCCGCCCCGTCCGCCGGAACGATCCTCCTCAGAGAAGGCGACGAACCGGAGACCATGCTCATAACAGGCCCACTCCAGCTTGCCGCCCTGATATCCACCCTGCACACACCACACAGGTCACCGCGGGCATAG
- a CDS encoding acyl-CoA dehydrogenase family protein: MPLDHRLSPELDELRRTVADFAHDVVAPKIGDFYERHEFPYEIVREMGRMGLFGLPFPEEYGGMGGDYMALGIVLEELARVDSSVAITLEAGVSLGAMPIHLFGTDEQKAEWLPRLCSGEILGAFGLTEPDGGSDAGATRTTARLDEATNEWVINGTKCFITNSGTDITGLVTVTAVTGRTPDGKPLISSIIVPSGTPGFTVAAPYSKVGWNASDTRELSFADVRVPAANLLGSEGRGYAQFLRILDEGRIAIAALATGLAQGCVDESVKYAKERHAFGRPIGANQAIQFKIADMEMKAHTARLAWRDAASRLVAGEPFKKEAALAKLHSSTIAVDNARDATQIHGGYGFMNEYPVARMWRDSKILEIGEGTSEVQRMLIARELGLVG; encoded by the coding sequence ATGCCTCTCGACCACCGCCTCTCCCCCGAACTCGACGAACTCCGCCGTACGGTGGCCGACTTCGCGCACGACGTCGTGGCACCGAAGATCGGCGACTTCTACGAGCGCCACGAGTTCCCGTACGAGATCGTCCGCGAGATGGGCCGCATGGGTCTGTTCGGGCTGCCGTTCCCGGAGGAGTACGGGGGCATGGGCGGCGACTACATGGCCCTCGGCATCGTGCTGGAGGAACTGGCCCGCGTGGACTCGTCGGTGGCCATCACCCTGGAGGCGGGTGTCTCCCTCGGCGCGATGCCCATCCACCTCTTCGGGACCGACGAGCAGAAGGCGGAGTGGCTGCCCCGTCTCTGCTCGGGCGAGATCCTCGGGGCCTTCGGACTCACCGAGCCGGACGGCGGCTCGGACGCGGGCGCGACCCGTACGACGGCCCGCCTGGACGAGGCGACGAACGAGTGGGTGATCAACGGCACCAAGTGCTTCATCACCAACTCGGGGACGGACATCACGGGCCTGGTCACGGTGACGGCGGTGACCGGCCGTACTCCGGACGGCAAGCCGCTGATCTCCTCGATCATCGTGCCGTCGGGGACTCCCGGCTTCACGGTCGCGGCTCCGTACTCGAAGGTCGGCTGGAACGCCTCCGACACCCGGGAGCTCTCCTTCGCCGACGTCCGCGTCCCGGCCGCGAACCTGCTCGGGTCCGAGGGCCGCGGCTACGCGCAGTTCCTCCGCATCCTGGACGAGGGCCGCATCGCCATCGCGGCACTCGCGACGGGCCTGGCCCAGGGCTGTGTGGACGAGTCGGTGAAGTACGCGAAGGAGCGCCATGCCTTCGGCCGCCCGATCGGCGCGAACCAGGCGATCCAGTTCAAGATCGCGGACATGGAGATGAAGGCCCACACGGCCCGCCTCGCCTGGCGCGACGCGGCCTCCCGCCTGGTGGCGGGCGAGCCCTTCAAGAAGGAGGCGGCCCTGGCGAAACTCCACTCCTCCACCATCGCCGTCGACAACGCCCGTGACGCCACCCAGATCCACGGCGGCTACGGCTTCATGAACGAGTACCCGGTCGCCCGCATGTGGCGCGACTCCAAGATCCTGGAAATCGGCGAGGGCACTAGCGAGGTCCAGCGGATGCTGATCGCACGGGAGTTGGGGTTGGTGGGCTGA
- a CDS encoding Uma2 family endonuclease, translating into MTERPTAIDASPAGAFEDMLRIVEELDTPDGYKAELIRGKIIVSPWSKLRYKKVMKSLRLQLQPHTPEGHDVDVAPFLFTFPGSERGFGPDLHVADETAFDVDGRHADGAALSLAAELTSDSTKDADWLDKLDTYGRVVPVYLVLDMQVQEVTAFWDPSSKGFRSRHSVPFGEPLHVPAPFDFELDTSGFFVRAHDANGEGARDA; encoded by the coding sequence ATGACCGAGCGCCCGACGGCCATAGACGCCTCTCCGGCCGGAGCCTTTGAAGACATGCTCCGAATCGTCGAGGAGCTGGACACACCTGACGGCTACAAGGCCGAACTCATCCGGGGGAAGATCATCGTGTCGCCGTGGTCGAAGCTGCGCTACAAGAAGGTGATGAAGTCACTGCGGCTGCAGTTGCAACCCCATACCCCGGAGGGTCACGACGTCGACGTAGCGCCGTTTCTCTTCACCTTCCCCGGCTCCGAGCGGGGCTTCGGCCCTGATCTGCACGTCGCCGACGAGACTGCCTTCGACGTCGATGGCCGCCATGCCGATGGTGCCGCTCTGTCCCTCGCCGCGGAGCTGACGTCCGACTCCACCAAGGACGCCGACTGGCTCGACAAGCTGGACACGTACGGTCGGGTCGTGCCCGTGTACCTGGTGCTCGACATGCAGGTCCAGGAGGTCACAGCCTTCTGGGATCCGTCTTCGAAGGGCTTTCGGTCCAGGCACTCCGTTCCCTTCGGTGAGCCGCTGCACGTGCCCGCGCCCTTCGACTTCGAGTTGGACACGTCCGGGTTCTTCGTCCGCGCGCATGACGCCAACGGAGAGGGCGCGCGCGACGCGTGA
- a CDS encoding polymorphic toxin-type HINT domain-containing protein — protein MLPGLLAPIEYQAEAQDKGLGRLDLPAPREADLRPFTAKPDKKSAAALKKAEAADKAAASRARNEQRMKPVWPKPGTVTIDVPATGTRRVTAGSLPVAIAAPKSGRTKAADAVTLTVLNRKKARAAGVDGVLLTAQGKHKGAARLTVDYRKFAAAGGDFGGRLRLVQLPACALTTPDKRVCRVQTELVSSNDRQAAAVAGDITLPQPSASNGDRPPAHSTVAPRQATVLAVTAGASSGLGSYKATPLSASSTWEAGGSSGSFSWSYPFGVPAPAAGPGPDLALSYDSSSVDGRTANTNNQGSLVGEGFDLTSSYIERKYHSCEDDGQTDKFDLCWKYTNASLVLNGRASELVKDDTSGEWRLKNDDASKVEHLTDTALGNGDSSGEYWRVTTGDGTQYTFGLHKLPGAPSGERTNSVWTAPVFGDDEDEPGYDGGTSFAGRWDIQAWRWNLDLVEDTYGNAMTYWYATEKNFYAKNGVDSPGTEYVRGGYLKEIRYGQRAEALFSATPAASHKVTFPVAERCLAASSGCDSLDEAHRTNWPDVPYDAICKEGDACTGLGSPTFFTRKRLTGVETYFWNTKLTTPAFDQVDSWKLKHQYLDPGEVGDSSDQSLWLDEIQRTGTYGTDIALPAVKFGHQMFKNRVDGTADNILPLGKPRLSSIVSETGQLTTVNFLPAECTAGMTKPAEDKNTKRCYPVYWSPNGGSVPQLDWFQKYPVSDVRLGSVYGGTLAVNHHYDYSGGGAWHYNDDPMTVEKERTWSVWRGFEKVTRTIGDDTGPKSKDTTVFLRGMHGDKQKDGSTRTVEVTGIKAPKITDLDRYAGVTREQVTYDGGEEVSGKVNDPWSKKTATQHKSYADTEAYYVRTEAGHARTRVTSGVTATDRTRTTRTTFDDYGMPLTVEDSGTEASGDEVCTRTWYARNSTAGLTALVSREQMVAKACSVATGLLDLPADDSRPGDVIADTATAYDTTTWSATQEPTKGQVRWIGRVNGYDASDNPIWQKVTATDYDTLGRATVVSNNIGTSTRTTYTPAAAGPLTQLEVVNAKQHKAVTVMDASRGLPVKTTDPNNRITEQSYDSLGRMTEVWLPNRSRALSQGGNYKFGYSISSTAPSWLSTSALGKTQYNTSYEIFDALQRPRQTQAPSPRGGRVVNETIYDDRGLAVETNADLWDTTAPSGELVGTAGGSAPLHTDTSYDGTGRSTQVVTKTYNTTRWTTSSSYTGDSLTTTAPAGGNAVTVTSNLLGQVTERREYPNPTATGTPATTRFTYAAGGQTKTITGPDEKQWSYGYDLKGRRTTATDPDSGTTTSTYTSLDLLDTSTDAEQRKLIHGYDELGRKTDLWQTEKTDANKLANWTFDTVTFGKGYPADATRYVGGKTYTQKVTGYNSLYQPLSSELQLPASADEPLVAAGVPQTLKFETAYNVDGTVQYTREPVVAGMPATGTQAYEQIDYTYNTLGMPNTAKGATGYLLDTTYTNVGLLQQQTLGTDSAGKKVYVANEYEDGTRRLMESDVTTDTHTYMLQDLKYSYDAVGNVTGVSDTATWQGTSQADHQCFAYDGHRRLTEAWTPNTADCASSGRSTSNLGGAAPYWSSYTYDNAGQRKTETQHGLSGDTEITSTHGTTTGQPHPLTKTETKVPGSSTPTTHNYKYDATGNTTSRPGTKSTQTLAWNSEGRLAETSEPAADSQPATGTKYVYDADGELLIRRAATTDGETVLYLGATEVKLSVSGGGKTKALSGTRYYAGGAVRTVGGGKNELTFQAGDHHGTMSLSVKADATQTATRRYLTPFGDPRGDEPTTWPDDKAFLGKPADKTTGLTHVGAREYDPAIGQFISVDPVLDGNNAWSLNGYSYANNSPITQSDPSGLYCDGCSVDNSDSVWAPEKGNGPGCTHNACYDHDGNVQYEISHGGGTGGNKASNSGSGGSGGSGKRPEIVPGVVIPSEEELRNLGYDPWKNQTYTQLLMKWSDGKCLADPAGLTCKAANALGWVSPTQDFLEFIGVRDAIDCAKGSVSGCVWTAVGLLPVGKLAKAAKLVKSGDNAAAAAMACVRRSFLPGTQVLMADGSTKAIEDLRVGDEVLATDPETGETAPQEVTAELLSEGVKNLVKIAVEDERGGRKTVTATDNHPFWVPDLRQWVSAGDLKPGQWLRTSAGTLVQIEAIQRWTQIARVHNLTVDELHTYYVVAGGTSALVHNDGGVPDITRIPDLSGLTQTEADSVLTSRGFDLQAISEKYATYRGGDGSKLTIRLGDGRVTRTSVVDPGPNAKNYAQRWDQSGNKTSSHDHGENLGGCK, from the coding sequence ATGTTGCCGGGTCTGCTGGCTCCCATCGAGTACCAGGCCGAGGCTCAGGACAAGGGCCTCGGCCGACTGGATCTGCCTGCCCCCCGCGAAGCCGACCTACGCCCTTTCACTGCCAAGCCGGACAAGAAGAGCGCCGCGGCGCTGAAGAAGGCGGAGGCCGCCGACAAGGCTGCGGCCTCGCGCGCACGCAACGAACAGCGGATGAAGCCTGTATGGCCCAAGCCGGGCACGGTCACCATCGACGTACCGGCCACTGGTACCAGGCGCGTCACAGCCGGATCGCTGCCCGTCGCCATCGCCGCTCCCAAGTCTGGTCGCACAAAGGCAGCCGACGCGGTGACCCTCACGGTCCTCAACCGCAAGAAGGCTCGAGCGGCCGGTGTCGACGGAGTGCTGCTCACCGCCCAGGGCAAGCACAAGGGCGCTGCTCGCCTGACGGTGGACTACCGCAAGTTCGCCGCCGCGGGCGGAGACTTCGGCGGCCGGCTCCGCCTCGTACAACTGCCTGCGTGTGCCTTGACCACACCCGACAAGCGTGTCTGCCGCGTCCAAACGGAGCTCGTCTCCTCCAATGACCGTCAGGCCGCCGCGGTAGCAGGAGACATCACGCTGCCTCAGCCGTCGGCTTCGAACGGCGATCGGCCCCCGGCTCACAGCACAGTTGCTCCGCGCCAGGCGACGGTGCTTGCCGTCACCGCAGGCGCCTCCTCAGGGCTGGGCAGCTACAAGGCCACCCCGCTGTCGGCCTCCTCCACCTGGGAAGCCGGTGGTTCGTCCGGCTCGTTCAGCTGGAGTTACCCGTTCGGCGTGCCTGCTCCGGCTGCCGGCCCCGGCCCGGATCTGGCACTCTCCTACGACTCCAGCAGCGTGGACGGCCGGACCGCCAACACCAACAACCAGGGCTCCCTCGTTGGAGAGGGCTTTGACCTCACCTCCTCCTACATCGAGCGCAAGTACCACTCGTGCGAAGACGACGGCCAGACCGACAAGTTCGACCTGTGCTGGAAATACACCAACGCCTCACTGGTGCTCAACGGCAGGGCCTCTGAACTGGTCAAGGACGACACCAGCGGTGAGTGGCGGCTGAAGAACGACGACGCGTCCAAGGTCGAGCACCTGACCGACACGGCACTCGGCAACGGCGACAGCAGCGGCGAGTACTGGCGTGTGACGACGGGTGACGGCACCCAGTACACCTTCGGCCTGCACAAACTGCCCGGCGCACCGAGCGGCGAGCGGACCAACTCCGTGTGGACCGCACCAGTATTCGGCGACGACGAAGACGAGCCGGGATACGACGGCGGCACCAGCTTCGCCGGACGATGGGACATCCAAGCCTGGCGCTGGAACCTCGACTTGGTCGAGGACACCTATGGCAATGCGATGACCTACTGGTACGCCACGGAGAAGAACTTCTACGCCAAGAACGGTGTCGATTCCCCAGGCACGGAGTACGTCCGTGGCGGCTACCTGAAGGAGATCCGATACGGCCAGCGCGCCGAAGCACTGTTCAGCGCCACCCCGGCCGCCTCGCACAAGGTCACGTTCCCGGTCGCGGAACGCTGCCTGGCGGCGTCTTCGGGCTGCGACAGCTTGGACGAGGCGCACCGCACCAACTGGCCCGACGTGCCCTACGACGCGATCTGCAAGGAAGGGGACGCCTGCACCGGGCTGGGCAGCCCCACGTTCTTCACTCGCAAGCGGTTGACCGGAGTCGAAACGTACTTCTGGAACACGAAGCTGACCACCCCGGCCTTCGACCAGGTCGACTCCTGGAAGCTCAAGCATCAATATCTGGATCCGGGCGAGGTCGGCGACTCGTCGGACCAGTCGCTGTGGCTGGACGAGATTCAGCGCACCGGAACCTACGGCACCGACATCGCGCTGCCCGCCGTCAAGTTCGGCCACCAGATGTTCAAGAACCGCGTGGACGGCACGGCCGACAACATCCTGCCGCTGGGCAAGCCGCGCCTGTCCAGCATCGTCTCCGAAACCGGCCAGCTGACCACTGTCAACTTTCTGCCCGCCGAGTGCACCGCCGGTATGACCAAACCGGCGGAGGACAAGAACACCAAGCGCTGTTACCCGGTGTACTGGTCGCCCAACGGTGGCTCCGTCCCCCAGCTCGACTGGTTCCAGAAGTACCCCGTCTCGGATGTGCGCCTCGGCTCCGTCTACGGCGGCACCCTGGCCGTCAACCACCACTACGACTACTCCGGTGGCGGTGCGTGGCACTACAACGACGATCCCATGACAGTGGAAAAGGAGCGCACCTGGTCCGTCTGGCGCGGCTTCGAGAAGGTCACGCGCACGATTGGTGACGACACCGGGCCGAAGTCCAAGGACACCACCGTCTTCCTGCGCGGCATGCACGGCGACAAGCAGAAGGACGGCTCCACCCGCACGGTGGAGGTCACGGGGATCAAAGCCCCGAAGATCACCGACCTGGATCGCTATGCAGGTGTCACCCGGGAGCAGGTCACCTACGACGGCGGCGAGGAGGTCTCCGGGAAGGTCAACGACCCCTGGTCGAAGAAGACCGCCACGCAGCACAAGTCGTACGCCGACACCGAGGCCTACTACGTCCGTACCGAGGCCGGCCATGCCCGCACCCGGGTGACCTCGGGCGTCACCGCCACGGACAGGACGCGCACCACTCGGACGACCTTCGACGACTACGGCATGCCCCTCACTGTGGAGGACTCCGGCACGGAGGCATCCGGCGACGAGGTCTGCACGCGAACCTGGTACGCCCGCAACAGCACGGCAGGGCTGACCGCGCTGGTCTCCCGTGAGCAGATGGTCGCCAAGGCGTGCAGCGTGGCCACAGGCCTGCTCGACCTTCCCGCTGACGATTCCCGTCCCGGCGATGTCATCGCCGACACCGCCACCGCGTACGACACCACTACGTGGTCGGCCACGCAGGAGCCCACCAAGGGGCAGGTGCGGTGGATCGGCCGCGTCAACGGTTATGACGCCTCGGACAATCCGATCTGGCAGAAGGTGACTGCGACCGACTACGACACCCTCGGCCGAGCGACCGTGGTTTCGAACAACATCGGGACCAGCACCCGGACCACCTACACCCCCGCGGCTGCCGGTCCGCTGACCCAGCTCGAGGTCGTCAACGCCAAGCAGCACAAGGCCGTCACGGTGATGGACGCCAGCCGAGGCCTCCCGGTGAAGACCACCGACCCCAACAACAGAATCACCGAGCAGAGCTATGACAGCCTCGGCAGGATGACCGAGGTGTGGCTGCCGAACCGGTCACGCGCCCTGAGCCAGGGCGGCAACTACAAGTTCGGCTACAGCATCTCTAGCACTGCCCCTTCGTGGCTCTCGACGTCGGCACTCGGCAAGACCCAGTACAACACCAGCTACGAGATCTTCGACGCGCTTCAGCGACCGCGCCAGACGCAGGCGCCCTCCCCGCGAGGCGGCAGGGTCGTCAACGAGACCATCTACGACGACCGCGGTCTGGCGGTCGAGACCAACGCAGACCTCTGGGACACCACCGCCCCGTCAGGCGAGTTGGTCGGCACGGCGGGTGGGTCCGCCCCGCTGCACACCGACACGAGCTATGACGGCACCGGTCGGTCGACCCAGGTCGTGACCAAGACCTACAACACCACGCGCTGGACCACCAGCAGTAGTTACACCGGGGACTCCCTCACCACCACCGCACCGGCCGGCGGTAACGCCGTGACCGTGACGAGCAATCTGCTCGGGCAGGTCACCGAGCGGCGCGAGTACCCCAACCCCACCGCGACCGGCACGCCGGCCACCACCAGGTTCACTTATGCCGCCGGCGGCCAGACGAAGACCATTACCGGGCCGGACGAGAAGCAGTGGTCCTACGGCTACGACCTCAAGGGCCGCCGAACGACCGCCACCGACCCGGACAGCGGCACCACGACATCCACGTACACCAGCCTTGACCTGCTCGACACCAGCACGGATGCCGAACAGCGAAAGCTGATTCACGGCTACGACGAACTCGGCCGCAAGACGGACCTCTGGCAGACCGAGAAGACCGACGCCAACAAACTCGCCAACTGGACCTTCGACACGGTCACGTTCGGCAAGGGCTACCCGGCCGACGCCACCCGCTACGTCGGCGGCAAGACCTACACACAGAAGGTCACCGGCTATAACAGCCTCTACCAGCCCCTCTCCTCCGAACTGCAACTGCCTGCGTCAGCCGACGAGCCGCTCGTCGCGGCGGGAGTTCCGCAGACCCTGAAGTTCGAAACCGCGTACAACGTCGACGGCACCGTGCAGTACACCCGCGAGCCCGTAGTGGCGGGCATGCCCGCCACAGGCACGCAGGCCTACGAGCAGATCGACTACACGTACAACACCCTGGGCATGCCCAACACGGCCAAGGGCGCGACCGGCTATCTGCTGGACACCACGTACACGAACGTCGGTCTGCTGCAGCAGCAGACCCTGGGCACCGACTCGGCGGGCAAGAAGGTCTATGTCGCCAACGAGTACGAGGACGGCACCCGCCGCCTGATGGAGTCGGACGTCACCACAGACACCCACACTTACATGCTGCAGGACCTCAAGTACTCCTACGACGCCGTGGGCAACGTCACCGGAGTGTCCGACACCGCCACCTGGCAGGGCACCTCACAGGCGGATCACCAGTGCTTCGCCTACGACGGGCACCGCCGCCTCACGGAGGCCTGGACCCCGAATACCGCGGACTGCGCGAGTTCAGGCCGCAGCACTTCCAACTTGGGGGGCGCAGCGCCCTATTGGTCCAGCTACACGTACGACAACGCGGGCCAGCGCAAGACCGAGACCCAGCACGGCCTTTCCGGTGACACTGAGATCACCTCCACTCACGGCACCACCACTGGGCAGCCGCACCCTCTGACGAAAACTGAAACGAAGGTCCCGGGAAGCTCGACTCCGACCACGCACAACTACAAGTACGACGCCACGGGCAACACCACCAGCAGGCCGGGCACCAAGTCGACGCAGACTCTGGCCTGGAACAGCGAAGGCCGACTCGCCGAAACCAGCGAGCCCGCGGCCGACTCCCAGCCGGCCACCGGCACCAAGTACGTCTACGACGCGGACGGAGAGCTCCTCATCCGCCGCGCCGCCACCACCGACGGCGAGACGGTCCTGTACCTCGGAGCCACCGAGGTGAAGCTCTCGGTCTCGGGCGGCGGCAAGACCAAGGCGCTCTCGGGCACCCGGTACTACGCCGGAGGCGCCGTACGAACCGTCGGTGGGGGCAAGAACGAACTCACCTTCCAAGCGGGTGACCACCACGGAACCATGAGCCTGAGCGTCAAGGCGGACGCGACCCAGACGGCCACCCGCCGCTATCTCACACCGTTCGGAGATCCACGCGGAGACGAGCCCACCACCTGGCCGGACGACAAGGCCTTCCTAGGAAAGCCCGCTGACAAGACGACGGGCCTGACCCATGTCGGGGCTCGCGAATACGACCCTGCCATCGGCCAGTTCATCAGCGTCGACCCCGTCCTCGACGGCAACAACGCCTGGTCCCTCAACGGTTACAGCTACGCGAACAACAGCCCTATCACTCAGTCGGACCCGAGCGGTCTGTACTGCGACGGCTGCAGTGTGGACAACTCCGACTCAGTCTGGGCTCCTGAGAAGGGCAACGGCCCCGGATGCACGCACAACGCGTGTTACGACCACGACGGGAACGTCCAGTACGAGATCAGCCACGGTGGTGGCACGGGGGGCAACAAAGCCAGCAACAGTGGCAGTGGCGGCAGCGGCGGTTCGGGTAAGCGGCCTGAGATCGTTCCCGGAGTGGTTATTCCCTCGGAGGAGGAGCTCCGAAATCTTGGGTACGACCCGTGGAAGAACCAGACGTATACCCAGCTCCTTATGAAGTGGTCCGACGGTAAGTGCCTCGCAGATCCGGCAGGCCTAACTTGCAAAGCGGCCAATGCCTTGGGGTGGGTCAGCCCGACGCAGGACTTCCTGGAGTTCATCGGCGTACGTGACGCCATCGACTGCGCCAAGGGAAGTGTCAGCGGCTGCGTATGGACGGCAGTGGGACTGCTGCCGGTGGGCAAACTTGCCAAGGCGGCGAAGCTCGTCAAGAGCGGCGACAATGCAGCCGCCGCGGCAATGGCTTGCGTGAGGAGAAGCTTCCTTCCCGGCACTCAGGTGCTCATGGCCGACGGCAGTACCAAGGCCATCGAGGACTTGCGGGTCGGTGACGAAGTCTTGGCGACGGATCCCGAGACGGGGGAGACGGCGCCGCAAGAGGTGACCGCTGAGCTGTTGAGCGAAGGCGTCAAGAACCTTGTAAAGATCGCTGTTGAAGATGAACGGGGCGGTCGTAAGACGGTTACCGCCACTGACAACCACCCCTTCTGGGTCCCTGACCTGCGTCAATGGGTGAGCGCCGGCGACCTCAAGCCTGGACAGTGGCTCCGGACCTCCGCGGGCACCCTGGTCCAGATCGAGGCCATCCAGCGCTGGACCCAGATCGCCCGTGTGCACAACCTGACCGTTGACGAACTGCACACGTACTATGTCGTGGCGGGAGGGACGTCTGCCCTGGTGCACAACGATGGTGGCGTGCCAGATATTACCCGAATACCGGACCTTTCGGGATTGACGCAGACGGAAGCTGACAGCGTTCTGACGTCTCGCGGATTCGACCTACAGGCGATTTCGGAGAAGTATGCGACGTACCGAGGCGGCGACGGCAGCAAGCTGACCATTCGTCTGGGTGACGGCCGGGTGACCCGTACATCGGTGGTGGATCCCGGGCCCAATGCGAAGAACTATGCGCAGCGCTGGGATCAAAGCGGAAACAAGACGAGTTCGCACGATCACGGAGAAAATCTTGGTGGCTGTAAGTAA
- a CDS encoding Scr1 family TA system antitoxin-like transcriptional regulator produces the protein MAPRSTPTARRLRIGTELRRLRERAGMTAVQAAHSLGTTQAQISNIEANRFGVSGERVRTLAHIYGCADQPLVDALADMATNRTRGWWEEYRDTLPSPLLDLAEMEHHATALRVAQVINIPGLLQTPDHARALFREVVPALRPHEIEHYISHRIKRQAVLFRDNPVPYIAVIHEAALRMQFGGREVAQAQLRHLVEVGEQPNISLRVIPFGGTSFPTAGHGLDYASGPVTALDTAQLDTSHGSELIDAAGKLETYRLILDRMEQATLKPAASHDLIETIAKSI, from the coding sequence ATGGCACCACGGAGCACCCCCACGGCTCGCCGTCTCCGCATCGGCACCGAACTGCGCCGACTGCGCGAGCGGGCGGGCATGACCGCAGTGCAGGCCGCCCACTCGCTGGGTACTACGCAAGCCCAGATCAGCAACATCGAGGCCAACCGCTTCGGCGTGAGCGGGGAACGCGTACGCACACTCGCCCACATCTACGGCTGCGCGGACCAACCGCTGGTCGACGCCCTCGCGGACATGGCAACGAACCGCACGCGCGGCTGGTGGGAGGAGTACCGCGACACACTGCCGTCCCCCCTCCTGGACTTGGCCGAAATGGAGCACCACGCCACCGCACTACGCGTTGCCCAGGTCATCAACATTCCCGGACTGCTCCAGACGCCCGATCACGCCCGCGCGCTCTTCCGCGAAGTAGTCCCGGCCTTGCGACCCCACGAAATCGAGCACTACATCTCCCACCGCATCAAACGCCAGGCCGTCCTGTTTCGCGACAACCCGGTGCCGTACATCGCGGTCATCCACGAAGCGGCCCTGCGCATGCAGTTCGGCGGCCGGGAGGTGGCCCAAGCCCAACTCCGGCATCTCGTCGAAGTCGGCGAACAACCGAACATCAGCCTGCGCGTCATCCCCTTCGGCGGCACGTCGTTCCCAACCGCCGGCCACGGCCTCGACTACGCCAGCGGACCGGTGACCGCCCTCGACACCGCCCAGCTGGACACCAGCCACGGCAGCGAACTGATTGACGCGGCAGGGAAGTTGGAGACGTACCGGCTCATCCTGGACCGCATGGAGCAGGCCACCCTGAAGCCCGCCGCCTCCCACGACCTCATCGAAACCATCGCCAAGAGCATCTGA
- a CDS encoding ATP-binding protein, with protein MVTVSPPSLLEGEADPTWAYALQLPRDPRAARIARITLRAVLAGHGLAQLVDVAELLASELVTNAYRHSIGPAALRLRGLGGSRLRVSVWDANPHIPPPFDKCSGPLRPAPVPVEADGGRGLYLVCHFADAWGGYPLGDDLLGTSGKLLWCELGVSADDRARAAA; from the coding sequence ATGGTCACCGTATCCCCGCCGTCCCTGCTGGAGGGTGAAGCGGACCCGACTTGGGCGTACGCCCTCCAGCTGCCCCGCGATCCCCGCGCCGCCCGTATCGCCCGCATCACCCTCCGGGCCGTGCTCGCCGGGCACGGACTGGCGCAACTCGTTGACGTCGCTGAGCTGTTGGCCTCCGAACTCGTCACCAACGCCTACCGCCACTCCATCGGCCCCGCCGCCCTCCGCCTTCGTGGCCTGGGTGGTAGTCGGCTGCGAGTGAGTGTCTGGGATGCCAACCCTCACATCCCGCCCCCGTTCGACAAGTGCTCAGGACCGCTGCGTCCTGCGCCTGTGCCGGTGGAGGCCGATGGTGGGCGTGGACTGTACCTTGTATGCCACTTCGCGGACGCGTGGGGCGGGTATCCACTCGGAGACGATCTCCTCGGGACGAGCGGGAAGCTTCTGTGGTGCGAGCTGGGGGTGTCGGCGGACGATCGTGCCCGAGCCGCCGCGTGA